The following coding sequences are from one Prionailurus viverrinus isolate Anna chromosome D2, UM_Priviv_1.0, whole genome shotgun sequence window:
- the LOC125147567 gene encoding LOW QUALITY PROTEIN: serine/threonine-protein phosphatase PGAM5, mitochondrial-like (The sequence of the model RefSeq protein was modified relative to this genomic sequence to represent the inferred CDS: deleted 1 base in 1 codon) codes for MSPFWGLALVSAMEVDEDLAGPNEKINKSMAGAPARSRRGKGAGLAFLQVLQLAARGLAGGPAALLSSAVAVGKPRAGRDAEPRAVQVPAWAGSAGPGPGVWDSNGDRRELLSLANLRKRNPERGEEELASRLDHGEAKATRHIFLTRHSQNHVDASQEKDRTLTPLGGEQAERTGLRLASLGLNFNKIVHSSMTRAIDTTAVVSEHLPGVSKVSADLRGGEGAPIEPDPPVSHWKPEAVQYDAAGARIEAAFRNHIHRADAKQQEDSYVICSCHANVIRYMVCRALPSTPPPPPEVWLHLSLKDSSISHLVVRPGGRGALRALGDTGFMPPDKISRS; via the exons ATGAGCCCCTTCTGGGGCCTGGCACTGGTCTCGGCAATGGAGGTAGACGAGGATCTTGCTGGGCCGAACGAGAAGATAAATAAGTCAATGGCAG GAGCGCCTGCCCGGAGCCGGCGTGGGAAAGGCGCGGGCCTGGCATTCCTACAGGTGCTGCAGCTGGCGGCCCGCGGCCTGGCCGGAGGCCCGGCCGCGCTGCTCTCCTCGGCCGTGGCGGTGGGAAAGCCCCGCGCGGGCAGGGACGCGGAGCCGCGCGCGGTCCAGGTGCCGGCGTGGGCGGGGTCCGCGGGCCCCGGGCCGGGCGTCTGGGACTCCAACGGAGACAGGCGAGAACTGCTGTCCTTGGCGAACCTGCGGAAGAGGAACCCGGAACGTGGAGAAGAAGAACTGGCCTCCAGGCTGGACCACGGCGAAGCCAAGGCCACGCGACACATCTTCCTCACTAGGCACTCCCAGAACCACGTGGATGCTTCCCAGGAAAAGGACCGCACGCTGACGCCCCTGGGTGGTGAACAGGCTGAACGGACGGGGCTCCGACTTGCCAGCTTGGGCTTGAACTTTAATAAAATTGTCCATTCGTCCATGACCCGGGCCATCGACACCACTGCTGTCGTCAGCGAACACCTGCCAGGCGTCTCCAAGGTCAGCGCAGACCTGCGTGGGGGGGAAGGCGCCCCTATCGAGCCCGACCCGCCCGTGTCCCACTGGAAGCCCGAGGCTGTGCAGTATGACGCAGCCGGGGCCCGGATCGAGGCCGCCTTCCGGAACCACATCCACCGGGCAGACGCCAAACAGCAGGAGGACAGTTACGTGATCTGCAGCTGCCATGCCAACGTCATCCGCTACATGGTGTGCCGGGCGCTGccgtccaccccccccccc cccccggaagtctGGCTCCACCTCTCTCTCAAGGACAGTAGCATCAGCCACCTGGTGGTTCGGCCTGGTGGCCGAGGGGCGCTCAGGGCCCTCGGGGACACGGGGTTCATGCCTCCGGACAAGATCTCCCGCTCctga